tgaaagtacatgtaggacacaaaagataaataagaccagaaaacaatgaggataacttatagcagtgtacacatttgtatataacaaggaaatgataaacagaagttgtatatatgttattcactattcactgttttaacgataaagctattttcccccatttaccaaagtgttcttttatcttatcCATCCTTTTTGCTATAATATATTCTAGCCTATGGaagtatgacatatatgaaataaaggcTTGTAAATTAAGAGAGCGTTGACggttcttgaaaataaagtgtttgccAAGAAGGATAATCATATTGGCAGAAACTGGGCACCGACAATTCAAATCACCAAAGATAACTTTAAACAGGTTTAGATTTAAATGTTCCCCAGTATTGACGAAAAACCAGTCTTCTACTTGCCTCCAGAAAAGTGTAGCAACTCTACAATGAAAAAAGAGATGGAAGactgtttcttcatcttcattacaATATTCACATAAGGGCGACTCCTTCAAACCCCAAGTGTATAAGGTCTTGTTCACGGTCAAGTATTTGAATAATAGTTTATGTTGAAACATGCAAACACTAGAGTCAATGGAAATTTTGTAAGGTAGGCTATAAACCTTTTGCCATGGTATTGGACAGTTGAAATAATCTTCCCACGTGTACTGTATCCTGTCTGAAGTTTCACATAATCTGGCTTCATTCATGTAGAAAGCATATAAgcatttattaatatttttacTATGTAGCCAGGTTACATCTCTACAGGCAGGGATGCAAACACGTAGCTCTGAGGAGCCTTGTCTTAGAATATGTTTCCATTGAGGAGGAATAGCTGACAAAAGTTGATGATACTGATAAGCTGTACAGACATCTCCAAATTTGACTACAAAGctgtcaaaagacaaaaaattattctcagcatcaataatgtcatttacaaaaagtacttttttattGAAGAAGGCTGAGGAACAAAAGGGTCGCCTATTTATACAAATATGTGAATTCAAGCAAAGGAGTTGCTGTTTGACTTGTAT
The window above is part of the Branchiostoma floridae strain S238N-H82 chromosome 14, Bfl_VNyyK, whole genome shotgun sequence genome. Proteins encoded here:
- the LOC118430638 gene encoding uncharacterized protein LOC118430638 yields the protein MKIDKILNPWKEKGLSLMGKVTLVNTLIVSQFIFLLSSLPSPSSAFFDKYEKKIFKFLWRDGPERVKRKTIYNDYDQGGLKLQNLRAVDLKLKAALVPKLHKNENWFCSKLLSFSSPVLRTSTFPFAQLKTNDFEILIKKVVSLFFRQVIQSWLKYQLRPPENSIQVKQQLLCLNSHICINRRPFCSSAFFNKKVLFVNDIIDAENNFLSFDSFVVKFGDVCTAYQYHQLLSAIPPQWKHILRQGSSELRVCIPACRDVTWLHSKNINKCLYAFYMNEARLCETSDRIQYTWEDYFNCPIPWQKVYSLPYKISIDSSVCMFQHKLLFKYLTVNKTLYTWGLKESPLCEYCNEDEETVFHLFFHCRVATLFWRQVEDWFFVNTGEHLNLNLFKVIFGDLNCRCPVSANMIILLGKHFIFKNRQRSLNLQAFISYMSYFHRLEYIIAKRMDKIKEHFGKWGKIALSLKQ